The Rhodothermales bacterium genome contains the following window.
GGACTCACGCTCCGCCTCGGATCGCGATTCGATTTCTGACTGGAGAAGCTCGTTCTGATCGCGGTAGTGCTGGGGACCCGGAATGGCCAGTGCATCTGGCAGCAGCTTCCAGAGCATTGCCGCCGTAATCAGGGAGACGATGCCCGTAACGGCCTTCAGAAGGCCGTCTGGACCGTAGAGGGGGTTCCAGACCAGATAGATATTGAACAGGTGGGTCGCACCGCAGAGCAGTATGAACGCAGTGAACAGGTAGAACACGCTCTTGAAACCCAGGTCCTTCCGCCGTTTGGTGAAGAGGTAGAGGGCGATGGGAATCGAGAAGTACGACAGCGCGATGACGGCATCGGATATCACATGCAGCCAGAGGATTTCTGGCTTCCAGAGGTAGCACATGCCGTGTGGCATGAACGAGCCGGACTGGAAGAATTCGGCGATCTTTTCCATGAGACGGAAAAACGGTCAATTTGAGGGTAGGAGGCCGGTTTTTGACAATCGGCCCTTGGTGCGTCGAAATGGGGCGCCTACCTCTCGTTCGTCGCGCCGAAGCACGGGGGATGCTCCGTGGGAATGCGTGGGGCCACCATCATGCCAGTTGGAGCCTGCGGGGCGCACCGGGGCGCATCAATGCGACAAGCGGCTGTCGCGGCACCGTAACGAGAAAGCCAGAAACAACTCGTAGAGCCGACTTCCATCTAGTACAGGTTCTACAGCATGCAACGCATACTCATAACAGGAAGCAGCAGCGGATTTGGATTCCTTGCGGCACAAACACTGACAAAAGCCGGCCATGTGGTTTTTGCGACCATGCGGGACCCCGCCGGGCGCAACTCCGAGGCGGCAGCCAGGCTGACCGAGTCTTCCTCTCAGCAGGACGGCAGATTGCACGTGCTTGATCTCGATGTGACGAGTGATGCGTCCGTCGAGGCGGCCGTGGAGCAGGCAAATGAGTTGGAGGGAGGCATTGATGTTCTGGTGAACAACGCCGGATTCGGCGGCGGTGGCCTGACGGAGACATTCACGCCGGCGCAGTTCAGCCGGATGTTTGAAGTCAACGTGTTTGGTGTTCAGCGCATGAATCGCGCCGTACTGCCGGCGATGCGGCAGCGGGGTTCCGGGCTGCTCATCCACATCTCCAGCACCATGGGCCGCATCGTGATCCCGTTTGCCGGTGCCTACACGGCCACCAAGTTTGCCCTGGAAGGGCTCTCTGAAACCTACCGGTACGAGCTGGCGCCCCACGGCATTGAGTCGGTCATCATCCAGCCCGGCGGGTTCGGCACCGACTTCTTTGGATCCATGCTCCAGCCGGAAGACGCTGCCCGGGTCGAGACCTATGGAGAGGCGGCCGCCATGCCCCAGCAACTCTGGTCCGGCATGGGCGAGATGATCGCGAGCGGGCAGGCCCCGGATCCGCAGATTGTCGCCGACGCCATCCTGGAGGTGATTTCGGCTGAGCCCGGCGCCCGACCGGCGCGCATGGTTGTCGATCCAATGACGGGCGGCGAGGGTCCCAAGGCGCTGAACCAGACTGCAGCAGCCGTTCAGGAGCAACTACTCTCCGGGTTCGGCATGGAATCGTTGCTGCACGTGGCGGAATCAAGCGAAGTCTGATCCCGCCTCCGGATAGACAGACACCCATCCGCCGGGTGCTGGTCACAGCCAAAAACAGGGGACGACCGGCAGGGTCGTCCCCTGTTCTGATTTTGTGCGCCTCTGACAGCGACGGGCGGCGTGTTTCCCTCCGCATGGCCTTCTTCGAGTGGGCCGCCCCGACAGGGCAGTTGCAGCTACCACACTGAATCCTGTCAGGCCAGCATGCGTAGGGACGCGTGATGCGCAGATTCCGCGCCATAGCTTCCATCAGCCTGCTCGCCAGCCTTTTGCTGGGCACGCTGGTAGCTCCGCTGGCCCACCTGGGCTGGATGGAGATGGGCGGCATGGAAATGACGGCCATGTCCCACTCGATGGACATGGAGTCTGCGGCCGAAGACGGGGACTTCTTTAGCCCGTTCGAGGAGTGCATCGAGGAATGTCCGTACCTCCAGCTTCTGCAGACCCAGTCGCCCGGACTGGCCGATCTGGCCGCCCGGGACCGGGGTGCCGAGGCCGTGGAAAAGGAATTCTCGGAACAGGGAAGGCAGGATGACGGCCGGTTGGACCGCACCATCCGGCCACGTGGACCGCCAGCAGTGGCCTGAATGGTGCCGCTCGGCACCTTGATTTAGGTAATTCGCGCTCCCGGACGCGTGTCCGGGCTCGCCATTGGCATTCGGCCCCACGAGTTGGACGATCCGCTGCTAGCGGTTCGCGTCCGCATATCCCCTTGATTCCATGTCTCGTCTCGTTCTGCTTCCGCTCTTTCTGGCTCTGCTCATCACTGCCTGTGACTCGAATGTCATGGACGATGAGGACATGATGGCCATGACTACCCTGCGCCTGGAGCCCGTATTCGACGGTCAGCCGCTGGTCATGGGCAGCACATACACCCACAACGGCACGGCCATCAATTTCTCCGCCGCTCGTGTCTACATCTCTGACATCACCCTCATCGCCGAGGATGGCACCGAGACGGTGATTCAAAGCGATCCGCTGACGGTCCCGGCCAAGGCCGCCGATGACTCGGATGTGACGCACACAGTCTCGAACCGGGTAATTTTCGCCAAGCACGACCACGCGCATCACGAATACGATCTGGGTCACGTGCCGGTCGGCGAGTACCACGGCGTGGAATTCAACGTCGGCATTGCCGGTACGGACAACCGCATCGACGCGACGCAGGTGCCTGCAAGCCACCCGTTGGCCAAGCAGACCGACCTCAACAACCACTGGAGCTGGTCCAACGGCTACATCTTCGTGCGCCTGGACGGCCAGGTAGATTCCGACGGCGACGGCACGCCGGATACGGCCTGGGAGACCCACCTTGGCAAGGACAACTTCCTGCGCGAAGTGCACCTGCACGCAGACTTTGAAGTGGATCAGGAAGGCACGACGCAGATCCATGTGATGCTGGACTACCACAAGCTGCTGGAGGGCGTGGACCTCGCTGACCCGGTCCAGCGCATCTGCCACACGGGCAACAATCTGCCGGTGGCCAACGCGGTTGCCAGTGAGATCTCGGGCTCCTTCATGTTCCACGGCGTGCACGACTCCGACCACGACGGACACGACCACTGATGCGAGCCTGGACTGCGCTCATAGCGGTCCTGGTGTCGGGTTGTGTGTTGGCGGGGCCGGAAGGCTCGGAATCGCTGTCGGTGCCTGATGACCTGCCGGCCGGCTTCGAGCCGATTCCGGTGCCCGCCCACACACCCCTGACAGCCTCGCGGGTGTCGCTCGGTGAACGCCTGTTCTTCGATCCGTCGCTCTCGGCGGATGGCAGCGTTTCCTGTGCGTCCTGCCACAAACCCGAACTGGCGTTCGCGGATGACGTGGCCGTCAGCCCGGGAGTGGAAGGACGAACCGGCATTCGCAACGCACCTTCCCTGGTCAATGTGGCATGGCAGGACCTGCTGTTCTGGGACGGAGGGGCCTTTACGCTGGAGCTACAGGCCGTCGGGCCACTGGAGGCCAGGGACGAAATGGACCGGCCCCTCGCCGAGGTACTGGAGCAACTGAACGGCGACCCTTCCTACCGGGAGGCCTTTTTGGACGCGTTCGGCGATGAGGCCACGGTGCAGACGTTCACGCAGGCACTCGGCGCGTACCAGCGCACTATTCGCAGCGGGGGATCCCGCTTCGACCGGGAGGCGCTGACGCCCCACGAGGACGCGGGTCGTGCGCTTTTTTTCGGCCGGGCAAACTGCGCCTCCTGTCACAGCGGGTTTCTGCTGACGGATCAGAGCTTCCGCAGCAACGGACTGTCCGTCGCTGCGGACTCCGGCCGGGCACGCATCACGCTGCGTCCGGAGGATCGCGGCCTGTTCAAGGTCCCTTCCCTTCGAAATGTGAGCCTCACGGCACCCTACATGCACGACGGCCGCTTTGAGTCCATCGAAGATGTGATCGAGCACTACGACAAGGGGGGCGAGACCGCATCGCCCGGCATCCGGCCGCTGAATCTGACCGCGGCGGAGAAGCGGCAGCTCGAGGCGTTCTTGCGCGCGCTGGAGGACACCTCAATTCGCACGGGACTATGAAACGAATCCTGTTGACCCTATTCGGCCTGTCGCTGGTCGGATGTGCCCCTGACATCACGGAGACGGACTTCTTCAGCCGTCACCCGGACGCACCGGTGGGGGACGAGAGTGTTGAGGTAACGTCGGTGCAGGACGGTGCCCTGGAGCTTCGGGTCACGGCGCCTCGCCCATTACAATGGGGTCACAACCTGATATCACTGGAAGCCTTTGCGGGCGGCGACCCTGCCGGCGCGGAGGCAACCGTCACGCCCTACTTCCTTGTTGAGGGCGACCGTATTCCGGTGCCTTTTGATCCCGTAACGCTCAGGAGCGGGGACGAACCAGCGGTCCTTTATCTGCTTGAGCCTGTTGAGCTCGATGGGCGCTGGGTGCTGGATGTGGTCTGGCAAAGTGCCGGCAGCTCGGGGACGCGCACGGTCGATGTCACAGTCCGCCCCGGTCTCTGGGTGGGCACGGTGCCCGGAACCGGAGAGTACCTGACGTGGGTCCGTCCCACGGAGCCGCGCACCGGGCAGGACGTGCTCGAGCTAGCGCTGCATCGCTTCATTGAGGGCCGCTTCCAGCCAGTTGAGGGCGTGCCGTTCGACCTCTATCCGTATATGGACATGGGCGGGGGAGAGGGTCACAGCACGCCGTATGCGCCCCCCGGAAGTGTCGGAAATGGACGGTATAGGGGCGAGATCAACTTCATTATGTCCGGCGGTTGGGACCTGACTGTGTATGTGGGCGCCAACCGGACGGCGGTGCTCTTTGAAGGATTTGAG
Protein-coding sequences here:
- a CDS encoding SDR family oxidoreductase is translated as MQRILITGSSSGFGFLAAQTLTKAGHVVFATMRDPAGRNSEAAARLTESSSQQDGRLHVLDLDVTSDASVEAAVEQANELEGGIDVLVNNAGFGGGGLTETFTPAQFSRMFEVNVFGVQRMNRAVLPAMRQRGSGLLIHISSTMGRIVIPFAGAYTATKFALEGLSETYRYELAPHGIESVIIQPGGFGTDFFGSMLQPEDAARVETYGEAAAMPQQLWSGMGEMIASGQAPDPQIVADAILEVISAEPGARPARMVVDPMTGGEGPKALNQTAAAVQEQLLSGFGMESLLHVAESSEV
- a CDS encoding FixH family protein, which encodes MKRILLTLFGLSLVGCAPDITETDFFSRHPDAPVGDESVEVTSVQDGALELRVTAPRPLQWGHNLISLEAFAGGDPAGAEATVTPYFLVEGDRIPVPFDPVTLRSGDEPAVLYLLEPVELDGRWVLDVVWQSAGSSGTRTVDVTVRPGLWVGTVPGTGEYLTWVRPTEPRTGQDVLELALHRFIEGRFQPVEGVPFDLYPYMDMGGGEGHSTPYAPPGSVGNGRYRGEINFIMSGGWDLTVYVGANRTAVLFEGFEVR